From Calothrix sp. PCC 6303, a single genomic window includes:
- a CDS encoding ComF family protein, whose amino-acid sequence MNSPILKNFLKLFLQSSCPLCQRPTSSEFCPSCSKQLQKCQLHQPKYLWKPPLPIFGWGEYSGSLKSAIASLKYDNNPEIAIPLGRWLGEAWLQNSPPHPKPVVVPIPLHPNKLKQRGFNQAALIAKSFCETTGLKFQPNGLQRIRETEAQFSLSATQREKNLQAAFQLGRDFRKLPQLPVLLIDDIYTTGATAKSTSIILQENQIQVLGLAAVAVVRTN is encoded by the coding sequence ATGAACTCTCCCATCCTCAAAAATTTCCTCAAATTATTCCTCCAATCCTCCTGTCCCCTGTGTCAACGTCCCACATCCAGCGAATTTTGCCCTAGTTGCAGCAAACAACTACAAAAATGTCAACTACATCAACCCAAATATCTCTGGAAACCACCCCTACCGATTTTTGGTTGGGGAGAATATAGCGGTTCTTTAAAGAGTGCGATCGCGTCTTTAAAATATGATAATAATCCTGAGATTGCTATTCCCCTGGGAAGGTGGTTGGGTGAAGCATGGTTACAAAATTCACCACCCCATCCCAAACCTGTCGTTGTCCCCATTCCCCTCCACCCAAATAAACTCAAACAACGGGGCTTTAATCAAGCTGCATTGATTGCTAAAAGCTTTTGTGAAACTACAGGTTTAAAATTCCAACCCAATGGTTTACAGCGAATTCGAGAAACAGAAGCCCAATTTTCCCTCTCAGCTACACAGCGGGAAAAAAACCTCCAAGCTGCTTTCCAATTAGGACGAGATTTTCGCAAACTTCCCCAGCTTCCCGTACTTTTAATAGATGACATCTATACAACAGGAGCAACAGCCAAATCCACCTCAATCATACTTCAGGAAAATCAAATTCAAGTATTAGGTTTAGCTGCTGTAGCAGTAGTTCGTACTAATTGA
- a CDS encoding PPC domain-containing protein codes for MFTKALAAGLKIVTIIPVAFVAVGINATATLAQVNKLYNPIPMPNTYEVTDSLSDKDIPTGQGGFARDYLVKLSKGDNLAIDLSSDSFDSIITLLGPDGATVAENDDGPDGSSNSLLFTRINEQGTYVVRVRSFGETGIGGFKLKVTRLQPVK; via the coding sequence ATGTTCACTAAAGCACTTGCGGCTGGTTTGAAAATCGTGACAATTATCCCTGTCGCTTTCGTTGCAGTAGGTATCAACGCTACAGCAACTTTAGCTCAGGTGAACAAGCTGTATAATCCGATTCCGATGCCTAATACATACGAAGTAACTGATTCTCTGTCTGATAAAGATATTCCCACAGGTCAAGGTGGATTTGCCAGAGACTATTTGGTTAAACTGAGTAAAGGTGATAACCTTGCCATTGACCTCTCCTCAGATAGTTTTGATAGCATTATTACTTTACTAGGACCTGATGGTGCTACAGTCGCTGAAAATGATGATGGTCCTGATGGTAGCAGCAATTCACTACTGTTTACCCGGATTAACGAACAAGGAACATACGTTGTCAGAGTACGTTCCTTTGGGGAAACTGGAATTGGTGGCTTTAAGCTCAAGGTGACAAGATTACAACCAGTAAAATAG
- the cobS gene encoding adenosylcobinamide-GDP ribazoletransferase, whose protein sequence is MASIRQWCKELLLSFIASILFYTSIPLPWVEGLDFRRIARFVVVVGLIIGGILALLDLGISWLGVPVFTRTVIIICFWVALTGGLHLDGAMDTADGLAVVNPERRLEVMMDSATGAFGAMTAVALLLIKTAALSDMTESLRWLGIMSACGWGRWGQMLAIFRYPYLKATGKGAIHKEAIASWWNLLPSFILLLGMSGLYVFFHPQKIIVGVVVVFSGSAIAFLVGSWFNHKLGGHTGDTYGAVVEWTEALLLCVMTTF, encoded by the coding sequence ATGGCAAGTATTCGGCAATGGTGCAAAGAACTATTGTTAAGCTTCATAGCCAGTATCCTTTTCTATACTTCTATACCTTTGCCTTGGGTGGAGGGCTTGGATTTCCGTCGAATAGCTAGGTTTGTCGTGGTTGTGGGGCTAATTATCGGTGGAATTTTGGCACTGTTAGATCTGGGAATATCTTGGCTAGGAGTCCCAGTGTTTACACGTACTGTAATAATAATATGTTTTTGGGTTGCCTTAACTGGGGGTTTACACTTAGATGGGGCGATGGATACTGCTGATGGTTTAGCTGTAGTGAACCCAGAGCGACGCTTAGAGGTGATGATGGATAGTGCAACGGGTGCATTCGGAGCAATGACTGCTGTTGCCTTACTTTTAATTAAAACAGCTGCACTCAGCGATATGACAGAATCATTACGGTGGTTGGGAATTATGTCAGCTTGTGGTTGGGGACGTTGGGGTCAAATGCTGGCGATTTTTCGTTATCCCTACCTCAAGGCTACCGGAAAAGGGGCAATTCACAAAGAAGCGATCGCATCATGGTGGAATCTATTGCCAAGCTTCATATTACTGCTGGGGATGAGTGGATTGTATGTATTTTTCCACCCTCAAAAAATTATTGTGGGTGTAGTTGTGGTTTTCAGTGGTAGCGCGATCGCGTTTCTAGTTGGTTCCTGGTTTAATCATAAATTAGGTGGACACACAGGTGATACTTATGGCGCTGTTGTGGAATGGACAGAAGCTTTGTTGTTGTGTGTCATGACAACATTTTAA